The proteins below come from a single Aegilops tauschii subsp. strangulata cultivar AL8/78 chromosome 6, Aet v6.0, whole genome shotgun sequence genomic window:
- the LOC109734626 gene encoding transcription factor bHLH121 isoform X2: protein MDPQEDGFFYSHHGACHADSSQGTECKAQSSITARKVHKADCERMRRDKLNEQFMELGTTLDPDRPRHDKATILGDTVQMLKDLTSQVNKLKAEYSSLFEEECELTKEKNELRSEKASLKSDVDNLNNHYQQRIQMLYPCTTMEPSVLIGPPPSYPFSLQVPIPAGAVTMHPQLQPCPFFQNQTLGAISNPCTPYMAYSQSCHAPSDQPSSQFSTPVLLSSSNRSHSPAQGCRSKSPSLQQASCGGRNDDFGDVATDLELKTTGSSAPSHSEITNKISVAIWAMFAHENVTVYRRRRE from the exons ATGGATCCGCAGGAGGATGGCTTCTTCTACTCACACCATGGCGCGTGCCATGCCGATTCCAG TCAAGGGACGGAATGTAAAGCCCAGAGTTCGATTACCGCTCGCAAGGTTCACAAGGCTGACTGTGAGAGAATGCGACGAGACAAATTGAATGAGCAGTTCATGGAATTGGGAACCACACTTG ACCCAGATCGGCCCAGGCATGATAAGGCTACTATTCTTGGTGATACAGTTCAGATGCTCAAGGATTTGACTTCTCAAGTAAACAAGCTTAAAGCTGAATACTCTTCTCTCTTTGAAGAAGAATGTGAG TTgactaaagaaaaaaatgagctTCGGAGTGAAAAAGCTTCGCTGAAGTCTGATGTTGATAATTTGAACAACCACTATCAGCAACGTATTCAAATGTTATACCCGTGCACTACAATGGAGCCTTCTGTACTCATTGGGCCACCTCCATCATATCCCTTCTCGCTCCAAGTTCCTATACCCGCTGGTGCTGTAACTATGCATCCACAGCTTCAGCCATGCCCCTTCTTCCAAAATCAAACTTTAGGAGCCATCTCGAATCCATGTACTCCTTACATGGCATATAGTCAATCCTGTCATGCTCCTAGTGATCAACCATCTAGCCAGTTCAGTACTCCAGTTCTGCTTTCAAGTAGTAATCGATCCCACTCTCCTGCACAAGGCTGTAGAAGCAAGTCACCTTCACTTCAGCAAGCAAGCTGTGGAGGGAGAAATGATGATTTTGGTGATGTTGCAACTGACTTGGAACTAAAAACTACTGGTTCCTCAGCTCCTTCACATTCAGAGATCACTAACAAG ATATCTGTAGCCATATGGGCTATGTTCGCACACGAAAACGTCACCGTGTACCGTCGACGCCGGGaatga
- the LOC109734626 gene encoding transcription factor bHLH121 isoform X1, with product MDPQEDGFFYSHHGACHADSSQGTECKAQSSITARKVHKADCERMRRDKLNEQFMELGTTLDPDRPRHDKATILGDTVQMLKDLTSQVNKLKAEYSSLFEEECELTKEKNELRSEKASLKSDVDNLNNHYQQRIQMLYPCTTMEPSVLIGPPPSYPFSLQVPIPAGAVTMHPQLQPCPFFQNQTLGAISNPCTPYMAYSQSCHAPSDQPSSQFSTPVLLSSSNRSHSPAQGCRSKSPSLQQASCGGRNDDFGDVATDLELKTTGSSAPSHSEITNKDSSSDLKMKKQCIKLINGSTLIEDSSSSRCSSSPPPPPPPHTHTHTHNSSSVLAEDQ from the exons ATGGATCCGCAGGAGGATGGCTTCTTCTACTCACACCATGGCGCGTGCCATGCCGATTCCAG TCAAGGGACGGAATGTAAAGCCCAGAGTTCGATTACCGCTCGCAAGGTTCACAAGGCTGACTGTGAGAGAATGCGACGAGACAAATTGAATGAGCAGTTCATGGAATTGGGAACCACACTTG ACCCAGATCGGCCCAGGCATGATAAGGCTACTATTCTTGGTGATACAGTTCAGATGCTCAAGGATTTGACTTCTCAAGTAAACAAGCTTAAAGCTGAATACTCTTCTCTCTTTGAAGAAGAATGTGAG TTgactaaagaaaaaaatgagctTCGGAGTGAAAAAGCTTCGCTGAAGTCTGATGTTGATAATTTGAACAACCACTATCAGCAACGTATTCAAATGTTATACCCGTGCACTACAATGGAGCCTTCTGTACTCATTGGGCCACCTCCATCATATCCCTTCTCGCTCCAAGTTCCTATACCCGCTGGTGCTGTAACTATGCATCCACAGCTTCAGCCATGCCCCTTCTTCCAAAATCAAACTTTAGGAGCCATCTCGAATCCATGTACTCCTTACATGGCATATAGTCAATCCTGTCATGCTCCTAGTGATCAACCATCTAGCCAGTTCAGTACTCCAGTTCTGCTTTCAAGTAGTAATCGATCCCACTCTCCTGCACAAGGCTGTAGAAGCAAGTCACCTTCACTTCAGCAAGCAAGCTGTGGAGGGAGAAATGATGATTTTGGTGATGTTGCAACTGACTTGGAACTAAAAACTACTGGTTCCTCAGCTCCTTCACATTCAGAGATCACTAACAAG GATTCCTCTTCTGACTTGAAAATGAAGAAGCAATGCATAAAGTTAATTAATGGTAGTACTCTTATTGAAGACAGCAGTTCAAGCAGATGTTCTTctagtccccccccccccccccccccacacacacacacacacacacacaattcctcTTCTGTACTTGCCGAAGACCAGTGA
- the LOC141025619 gene encoding uncharacterized protein — protein sequence MTTSSSTSSSLSSPTFPATTNTTTGAMISAVLPAAASPAVNVASVRTHVPVTLDLHASNFTKWRMLVRVLLGKYDLLSHVNDVTAEADRTPDWTREDYIVRSWLYGSISDEILDIIMAEDQTAQEAWTLISNLFLDYQLTRAVYLEAEFRGLAQGDLSITAYCHRLKALSDALSDVGTPVSDQTLVLNCLRGLNPRFSDITTIVTMQNPLPSFSQTRSLLTLRETQLANSIAIGNQTALYGSTPSHGTGGSNSSGHHRGSDRGDGARHGNNNGGSPSGGSRNGGNWKKKKSGGGGNTGGGYSGGGRSSSLDNNSQRGASSSIGPWVCFNPYTGQQFQAGRSRSRPPS from the coding sequence ATGACCACCTCGTCCAGCACCAGCagctctctctcctccccgacgttCCCCGCCACCACCAACACCACCACCGGTGCCATGATCTCGGCCGTCCTACCCGCTGCTGCGTCGCCGGCCGTGAACGTCGCCAGCGTGCGTACTCACGTTCCCGTCACCCTAGACCTCCATGCTTCCAACTTCACCAAGTGGAGGATGCTGGTTCGCGTCCTTCTCGGCAAGTACGATCTGCTCTCCCACGTCAACGATGTCACTGCCGAGGCGGACCGCACCCCGGACTGGACTCGTGAGGACTATATTGTCCGCTCGTGGCTTTACGGGTCCATCTCCGACGAGATTCTGGACATTATTATGGCGGAGGACCAAACTGCTCAGGAGGCCTGGACGCTCATCTCCAATCTTTTCCTGGACTATCAGTTGACCCGCGCGGTCTACCTCGAGGCGGAATTCCGCGGCCTCGCCCAAGGCGATCTCTCCATCACCGCCTACTGTCACCGTCTAAAGGCACTCTCCGACGCCCTGAGCGATGTCGGCACTCCCGTCTCCGACCAAACTCTCGTCCTCAACTGCCTTCGAGGGCTCAATCCGCGCTTCTCGGACATCACGACTATCGTGACTATGCAGAACCCTCTTCCGTCTTTCAGCCAGACGAGGTCCCTGCTGACTCTCCGCGAGACTCAACTCGCGAACTCCATCGCGATTGGGAACCAGACTGCCCTCTATGGCAGTACGCCCTCCCACGGCACCGGCGGCTCCAACTCCTCTGGTCACCACCGCGGGTCGGACCGCGGCGACGGCGCTCGACACGGCAACAACAACGGGGGCAGCCCCTCTGGTGGGAGCCGCAACGGCGGCAactggaagaagaagaagtccggcggcggcggcaacacTGGCGGCGGATACAGTGGTGGCGGCCGCTCCAGTTCTCTCGACAACAACTCCCAGCGCGGGGCGTCCTCCTCGATCGGCCCCTGGGTCTGTTTCAACCCGTATACGGGGCAACAGTTCCAGGCGGGCCGCAGCCGTTCCAGGCCCCCATCATGA